CACATCGGTCAGCCCGGAGATCGCCGCCACCACATACAGGCCGGAGTCGCCGAAGTGCTCCTTCCCCAGCGCGACCGCATACAGCACTCCTACGTAGAGCAGGCCGAACATCACCGCCCCCTTGAGCTCGGAGGGCGCTTCTTCCTCCCCCGGCTTCTCTCCCGCCCGCTTCGCCAGCCAGAGCACCACCCCGGCCACGACCGCCGTCCAAGCCAGCATCAGTCCCAGCGGTGGCAGCATCGCTCCCATGTGCGCGGGCGCGGTCAACATCACTTCCACCATCACCCGCGCGAAGACCACGCAGGATGCTGTTAGGATAATCGCCGCCAGCACCGTGCCCGCCGATCCTTCCGCCCGGCTGCGTCGCGACACGCTCGCGGTCACCGCCGTGCTCGAAACCATCCCGCCCAGAATCCCGGAGATCGCCGCGCTCTTCGCACCCCCGATGAACTTGCCGACCAGATAAGCCACCAAGCTCATGCCGACGATCAGCACTACCATCAGCCAGACCTTGAAGGGATTGAGCACCTCCAGCGGCCCCATCTTCTCGTTCGGCAGCAGCGGCAGGATCACCAGCCCGATCAGCACCAGTCGCGCGATCTCCTTGAGTTCCTTCGCATCCACCTTCCGCACCGCTCCGTGCAGCGGATCCTTGTAGTGCAGCAGCACCATCACCGTCCCCGCACAGGCCACGGCCGGCGCGAGCTGCCCCGTTCCGGCCAAACAGCCGATCGCGAAAATCGCCAGCATCGCGAACTCCGTGGTGAGCCCGATGTCCGGCTCGTTCTGCCGCATGGCCGCGAGATTCGCCATGATCGCCATCGCCGTGCAGGCGATTAGCCCGCCCGCGATGATCCAACCGCCAAAGGCTACGCTCATCGCCCCGGCCAAGCCGCCGAAAAGCCCGATTAACCCGAAGGTCCGCAGCCCCGCCATCGGGTTCTTCTTCCACTCCCGCTCCAGCCCCACCAGCAGCCCAAGCCCCAGCGCCGTGCCTAGCGATTGTAGCAGGATCAGGGTCTGGGGGTAGTGCGCTTCGTTCATGCCAGGAGACGGATTGTCTACCCTAGCTGCGGATGCGCTCTCTAGCAAGTTGCCGCCTACTACTTCGGAATGATCGATTTCAACAGCTCCACTTCCTCCGTCGCTTGGCGCTTCAGTTCGGGATCGCGATCGAGATCCACGAAGTAGAGCCCGAAGTCCGTATTCGGATCGAAGGCATGACCCCACTCCCGGTTCGAGGTGATCGACCAGTAGTTGTAGGCCTTCACCGGGACTCCCTTGGCAATCGCCCGTTCGACCTGCGCGAGGTGCGCCTTGATGTACTGACCCCGCGTCATCGCGTCCGCGGAGGGCACGCAGCCGTTCTCCACGATCAGGATCTCCTGTTCCGGAAACCAGCGGTGGAAACGCTGCAGCGCATGGAAGAGTCCCTGCGGCCACACCGGTGCGCGCAGGAACCGGCCGTGTGCCGCTTCTTCTAACAGCCGGAAGCGGTGCAGCCGCCAGGTCGGCAGACCCCAGTAGTAGTCCAGCCCCACGAAGTCCTGCGCGCCCACCGCTTCCTCGGGGCAAAGCTCTTCCGGCAGCCGTCCTGAAGTCCCCAGATACCACCAGTTCGCGTTCGCGATGATGCTGGTGGTGCCCCAGAAGCGCCACGCCCAGTTCAGCCAGCTCGATTTCGATTCCAGCACCTCGAGCCGTTCGCAAGGCTCCAGCGGCACCAGGTCGAGCTTCGCCTCGTCGCCTAACACTTCCTTCGCGATCAGGCGTGCCAGCCTCACCTCCAGACCCTCCTCCTCGCATGAGGATGACACCCCGGGCGCATCCGTGCGCACCCCGATCCGGATCTTCCCGCGCCGTTTGATCCGCCGCATCCCCCGCGTGCCCGACATGCTCTCCGGCAGGCTGTCACCACCCGCAAAAAGCTCGTGCAAGGACAGCGGCCGGTGGATCTCTTTCGCCACCACCTCGGGCCGCGATACCCAAGGAACCTCGCAGATCCCTGCCAGCTCGTGCTGGAAAGCCGCCACCGCTTTGTTGACGCTCTCGACCAATCGCGCATGCCCGTGCGGGGCTACCACCACATAGTGCTCGTCGCTCAGGCCGGTCGCCAGAAAACGGAAGCGCTCGCCCCCTTTCAGCTCGGAGGGCAGCAGGAAAAACGCATCGCCATACACCGCCGCCACCTTCCCCTCCGCCAGTGCCCGGCGCGCCTCGTCGTAGTTAGGGAAAATCTTCTTCCGCGCTCCTTCCGGCAGATCCCGCCGCCACGAATCCGGCTGGTTGCCCACTCCGATCACTCCCACGTCTTTGCTCACCAAGGAAGCGATGCCTTCCCCCTGATACCCCTCCAATACCAGCACCGCCTTCCCGGTGCGCAGGTAGGGGTCGCTGAATTCATAACGCGTCTGGTCGCCCTCCGTCACCCCGCCGATCACGATATCCACCTCGCCCCGCTCGCTCACCAGCGCTCCGCTCGTCGTGAATTTGAAGACCGCTTCCTGTAGGCCCCGGTGACATGCACCCCAGTCCATCAGCATCTGCAGCCAAGTCGGGAATCCCGTCACCAGCGGGTTCACCCCTACCTTCGCATCCGCTCTCCGCGCCCGGATCGCCATCCGCGCCCACGCATGCGCCCGGAACAGATTCGGGATCAATTTTCCCACCGCCTCGGCCTCGGCCTCCACCACCGTCCCGCGCGGCAGTCCCGGCGGCATGTAGTATCGATTCTGCCACCACGGCATGATGTAACCGAAGGTCAACTGGCTCGGCTCGTTGAAGCTGATCCACCAGTCCACCAGATCGCCGAGCGATTCCGCAACCCGCGCTGCGTAGCGCGCGAAGAGGTCCGGAAACTCCTCCCCAATCATTCCGCCGTGATCCCGCTCCAGCCACACCGGCCATACGAAATGGTGCAGGGTGACCATCACCTTCATTCCATGGCTGCGGATGCACTCCGCCACCCGCCGATAATGCGCCAGTGCTTGGGGATCGAAGACCCCCACGGAGCTTTCCACGCGGGCCCATGCGATGGAGAAGCGGAACAGCTTGCAGCCCATCCCCGCCGCCGCGGCGATGTCTTCCTCGTAGC
This is a stretch of genomic DNA from Luteolibacter rhizosphaerae. It encodes these proteins:
- a CDS encoding MgtC/SapB family protein, with the translated sequence MNEAHYPQTLILLQSLGTALGLGLLVGLEREWKKNPMAGLRTFGLIGLFGGLAGAMSVAFGGWIIAGGLIACTAMAIMANLAAMRQNEPDIGLTTEFAMLAIFAIGCLAGTGQLAPAVACAGTVMVLLHYKDPLHGAVRKVDAKELKEIARLVLIGLVILPLLPNEKMGPLEVLNPFKVWLMVVLIVGMSLVAYLVGKFIGGAKSAAISGILGGMVSSTAVTASVSRRSRAEGSAGTVLAAIILTASCVVFARVMVEVMLTAPAHMGAMLPPLGLMLAWTAVVAGVVLWLAKRAGEKPGEEEAPSELKGAVMFGLLYVGVLYAVALGKEHFGDSGLYVVAAISGLTDVDAITLSTSGLVASGEVEPRTGWRVILIGGLANTVFKAGMAVVLGAGRFVKWTSAGFGAAAAGGVAILLLWPW
- a CDS encoding family 1 glycosylhydrolase, which encodes MPFPPGFLFGTANADHQVEAHDPEHEDVWDLWERCQGLTPRGRGTDFWNRYEEDIAAAAGMGCKLFRFSIAWARVESSVGVFDPQALAHYRRVAECIRSHGMKVMVTLHHFVWPVWLERDHGGMIGEEFPDLFARYAARVAESLGDLVDWWISFNEPSQLTFGYIMPWWQNRYYMPPGLPRGTVVEAEAEAVGKLIPNLFRAHAWARMAIRARRADAKVGVNPLVTGFPTWLQMLMDWGACHRGLQEAVFKFTTSGALVSERGEVDIVIGGVTEGDQTRYEFSDPYLRTGKAVLVLEGYQGEGIASLVSKDVGVIGVGNQPDSWRRDLPEGARKKIFPNYDEARRALAEGKVAAVYGDAFFLLPSELKGGERFRFLATGLSDEHYVVVAPHGHARLVESVNKAVAAFQHELAGICEVPWVSRPEVVAKEIHRPLSLHELFAGGDSLPESMSGTRGMRRIKRRGKIRIGVRTDAPGVSSSCEEEGLEVRLARLIAKEVLGDEAKLDLVPLEPCERLEVLESKSSWLNWAWRFWGTTSIIANANWWYLGTSGRLPEELCPEEAVGAQDFVGLDYYWGLPTWRLHRFRLLEEAAHGRFLRAPVWPQGLFHALQRFHRWFPEQEILIVENGCVPSADAMTRGQYIKAHLAQVERAIAKGVPVKAYNYWSITSNREWGHAFDPNTDFGLYFVDLDRDPELKRQATEEVELLKSIIPK